The following proteins come from a genomic window of Nostoc sp. TCL26-01:
- a CDS encoding type II toxin-antitoxin system ParD family antitoxin: MNILLTPEQVQLVQQYLETGKYTSVADIISEALRLLEVKENKPQRGKKILEVFEKTGFIGSLPDADSHLSSNYKAIVRTEMGLSDDSR, from the coding sequence ATGAATATCTTACTTACGCCTGAACAAGTACAACTTGTTCAACAATATCTTGAGACAGGAAAGTATACAAGCGTTGCTGATATCATTAGTGAGGCTTTGAGACTTCTGGAAGTCAAGGAAAATAAGCCTCAACGGGGCAAAAAAATTCTGGAAGTGTTTGAAAAAACTGGATTTATTGGTTCTTTGCCAGACGCAGACTCTCATCTGTCTAGCAACTATAAGGCAATTGTCCGTACAGAAATGGGTTTATCTGATGATTCTCGCTGA
- a CDS encoding Gfo/Idh/MocA family protein, with protein sequence MTTQINQGKIGVAIVGTGFGQKVHIPALQAHHRTEIVAVYHRDIEKAKTIAKSYNIPHACQTIADIVALPEVQAVSIATPPFLHYEMAKTALQAGKHLLLEKPVTLNVAEAQELSELAQKQGVIASVDFEFRFVPAWQLFAELLSAGYVGNQRLIRIDWLGSSRADTSRPWNWYSSLEKGGGALGSLGSHAFDYIAWLFGAVRRLNAHLSTAIPARIDPANGELKPVETDDTCLLSLELADGTPCQVTISAVVHAARTHWVEVYGDRGTLVIGSENQKDYIHGFRVWGSQIGQPLQEIEIPQRLLFPQHYTDGRICAFLRVVDQWVKGIDSKQQTIPSLKEGIYSQLLMDLCHKSHATSSWVDVPN encoded by the coding sequence ATGACTACACAAATAAACCAGGGTAAAATCGGGGTGGCAATTGTTGGTACTGGCTTTGGGCAGAAAGTCCATATTCCGGCATTGCAAGCCCATCATCGGACGGAAATAGTTGCTGTTTATCACCGGGATATTGAGAAAGCTAAGACCATTGCCAAATCATATAATATTCCTCATGCTTGCCAGACCATAGCTGATATTGTGGCTTTACCAGAAGTGCAAGCAGTGAGTATTGCTACACCGCCATTTTTACATTACGAAATGGCTAAGACAGCACTGCAAGCTGGAAAACATTTACTATTAGAAAAACCTGTTACTTTAAATGTAGCTGAAGCTCAAGAACTATCCGAACTAGCACAAAAACAAGGTGTAATTGCTAGCGTTGATTTTGAATTTCGCTTTGTGCCAGCTTGGCAGTTATTTGCTGAACTTTTATCAGCTGGTTATGTGGGCAATCAACGCTTAATTAGAATTGATTGGTTGGGTTCTTCCCGTGCTGATACTTCCCGCCCTTGGAACTGGTATTCTTCTCTAGAAAAAGGTGGGGGTGCGTTGGGTTCTTTAGGTTCCCATGCTTTTGATTATATTGCTTGGTTGTTTGGTGCAGTCCGCCGATTAAATGCTCATTTGAGTACAGCTATACCAGCCAGAATTGACCCTGCAAATGGGGAATTAAAACCTGTAGAGACAGATGATACTTGTCTGCTGTCATTGGAATTAGCCGATGGTACACCTTGCCAAGTAACTATTAGTGCAGTGGTTCATGCTGCTAGGACACATTGGGTAGAAGTGTATGGCGATCGCGGTACTCTAGTTATCGGTAGTGAGAATCAAAAAGACTATATTCACGGTTTTCGGGTTTGGGGTTCGCAAATCGGTCAACCCCTACAAGAAATCGAAATTCCCCAACGCTTATTATTCCCTCAACATTACACCGATGGTCGCATTTGTGCCTTCTTACGTGTAGTAGACCAATGGGTAAAAGGCATCGATAGCAAACAACAAACAATCCCATCCTTAAAAGAAGGAATTTATTCTCAATTATTAATGGATTTATGCCATAAATCTCATGCAACCTCAAGCTGGGTGGATGTGCCAAATTAA
- a CDS encoding type II toxin-antitoxin system VapC family toxin has product MILADTGFFVAIASPNDQFHHLAIIALEAINEPIITTYPVITETCYLLLRETGSKAPPKFLRNFIESEDLTIFNLETVHLQRIVELMETYADIPMDFADASLVMLAEHFEEKRILTSDRRDFSIYRWQNNRPFTNLMLPGS; this is encoded by the coding sequence ATGATTCTCGCTGATACTGGCTTTTTTGTAGCGATCGCCAGTCCGAATGATCAATTTCATCACCTTGCTATTATAGCTCTTGAAGCGATCAACGAACCCATTATCACTACCTATCCAGTTATTACTGAAACTTGCTATCTTTTACTTAGAGAAACAGGTAGTAAAGCACCACCGAAGTTTTTGAGAAACTTTATCGAAAGTGAAGACTTGACGATTTTTAACTTGGAAACAGTTCATCTCCAAAGAATTGTAGAGTTGATGGAAACCTATGCTGATATACCGATGGACTTTGCCGATGCTTCTCTAGTAATGCTGGCAGAACATTTTGAGGAAAAGCGAATCTTAACCAGTGACAGGCGCGACTTTTCTATTTATCGCTGGCAGAATAACCGTCCATTCACGAATTTAATGCTTCCAGGTAGCTAA
- a CDS encoding DUF4870 domain-containing protein: MRVQHNKQMRIWAMLCHFSALLAWLILFAVVLSGIPLFLPLNILAPLLIWKLRKFKYPWVDFQGRESLNFQISLTFYIVVVIVISLLLVLASCSVAVTTNGEINQVSEVLDSLILIWMSFTIGLVLLQLFLVTFAATKAYNGEHYRYPFTMRFLR; the protein is encoded by the coding sequence ATGAGAGTACAACACAACAAACAAATGCGGATCTGGGCTATGTTGTGTCATTTCTCAGCATTGCTGGCGTGGCTAATTTTATTTGCTGTAGTTTTGTCAGGCATTCCCTTATTTTTACCCTTAAATATCTTAGCCCCCTTGCTAATTTGGAAACTGAGAAAATTTAAATACCCTTGGGTTGATTTTCAAGGTCGAGAGTCTTTAAATTTTCAAATCTCATTAACTTTTTATATTGTTGTCGTCATAGTTATATCTTTGTTACTAGTATTAGCTAGTTGTAGTGTAGCTGTCACTACTAATGGGGAAATTAATCAAGTGAGTGAAGTTTTAGACAGTCTCATATTAATTTGGATGTCTTTTACGATCGGATTAGTTCTTTTACAATTATTCTTAGTCACTTTTGCTGCCACAAAAGCTTACAATGGTGAACATTATCGCTATCCATTCACAATGCGATTTTTGCGATAA